A genomic stretch from Theobroma cacao cultivar B97-61/B2 chromosome 4, Criollo_cocoa_genome_V2, whole genome shotgun sequence includes:
- the LOC18600786 gene encoding uncharacterized mitochondrial protein AtMg00810, whose amino-acid sequence MKTNNGEFIALLLYVDDILLWSSLKQAADDVKLFLSSHFKLKDLGTVKYFLGLEIARSPEVISISQRKYTLDLLEEHGLLSAKPVSTPIDYNKKLVKAQDEEKLINPTDYRQLVGKLLYLTFSRLDITYAV is encoded by the coding sequence ATGAAGACAAATAATGGTGAGTTCATTGCACTCTTATTGTATGTAGATGACATACTATTATGGAGTTCTTTAAAACAAGCTGCTGATGATGTGAAATTGTTCCTAAGTTCACATTTTAAGCTCAAGGATTTAGGAacagtaaaatattttctcgGGTTAGAAATAGCAAGGTCTCCTGAAGTTATCTCCATATCACAAAGAAAATACACTCTGGATCTCTTGGAAGAACATGGGTTGTTAAGTGCAAAACCAGTCTCCACTCCCATTGACTATAATAAGAAGTTAGTCAAGGCTCAAGATGAAGAGAAGCTTATCAATCCAACAGACTACAGACAATTAGTTGGGAAGTTATTGTACCTCACATTCAGCAGACTAGACATAACATATGCAGTTTAG